One Thunnus thynnus chromosome 18, fThuThy2.1, whole genome shotgun sequence genomic region harbors:
- the LOC137169907 gene encoding chondroadherin-like protein produces MNPWCALAFLWLAYFCHGTLSCPALCKCYPTRAEVVCNEVPLTEFPTEGLPKNTTMLTIQDTNITSISEHHLNATSLLQELHLYSNHLESLSSHLLRGVPQLNTLDLTGNKLAHLPTDVFSHAPLRSLVLKNNLIEKADAEWFSDNSNVTWLDLSENRLTKIPTALLQKLPHLENLDLSNNRLEKISANSLDSLTKLERLSLQNNKLGTLDESILGSTHNLTYLFLSQNQLNKLPQNLFQELTQLRVLSLDDNQLSHIPPGLLDPLNSLDEEGLDLTNNPWLCDGKIEYLWRWLQKNKKKAFLPESIICAKPQSLAERKVMSLTESELNPESQLLQQKQREFCCAFQWLKMNLWLLLTVTVLAECCYQRRGACSCPDLCSCSPSGAEVECSQSSLTYFPVNNLPPNTTRLSIQSTNLSTISAGHLSVVPLLENLQLYHNKLDSLPSDLLKDIPHLNTLDLTGNQLVRLPPNVFSHTSLHSLVLKNNLVEKADAKWFSDNSSLTWLDLSGNRLTQIPAALLQKLPHLENLDLSHNNLQDLQTDALKNLHHLETLNLAGNKLSSLKPTTFTHNLKLSQLFLQENQLQELPVTLLQGLQRLELLLLNQNQLQHLPSGLLEDRSSTFRVILTGNPWVCDRKMEYLWKWLTVRPQNVIFLEEVTCASPEALKHRQVVSLTDSELGLKK; encoded by the exons ATGAATCCCTGGTGTGCCCTTGCTTTTCTCTGGTTGGCATATTTCTGCCATGGCACTCTGTCCTGTCCGGCACTTTGCAAATGCTACCCCACAAGAGCTGAGGTGGTCTGTAATGAGGTTCCCCTGACAGAGTTTCCCACAGAGGGTCTCCCAAAGAACACCACTATGCTGACCATCCAGGACACCAACATCACCTCTATCTCCGAGCACCATCTAAATGCCACGTCCCTGCTGCAAGAGCTCCACCTCTACAGCAACCACCTGGAGAGCCTTTCCTCTCACCTCCTCAGGGGCGTTCCTCAACTCAACACTTTGGATCTCACAGGCAACAAACTGGCTCACTTGCCTACAGACGTCTTCAGCCACGCCCCACTCCGCAGCTTGGTGCTAAAGAACAACCTGATTGAAAAAGCAGATGCTGAATGGTTTTCTGACAACAGCAACGTGACCTGGTTGGACTTATCTGAGAACCGTTTGACAAAGATCCCAACAGCTCTACTTCAAAAGCTGCCACACCTGGAGAATCTTGATCTTTCCAACAACCGTCTGGAGAAGATCTCTGCAAATTCTCTGGACTCGCTGACCAAACTTGAGAGGCTGAGCCTACAGAACAACAAGCTGGGAACCCTGGATGAATCTATACTTGGTAGCACTCATAACCTCACCTACCTGTTCCTGTCTCAGAATCAACTCAACAAGCTCCCCCAAAACCTTTTTCAGGAGCTCACTCAACTCCGAGTTCTTAGTCTGGATGACAACCAGCTGAGCCACATCCCTCCAGGTTTGCTGGACCCGCTGAACTCCCTGGATGAGGAAGGGCTGGACTTGACCAACAACCCGTGGCTGTGTGATGGGAAGATAGAATACCTCTGGAGGTGGCTccagaagaacaagaagaaggcCTTCCTGCCAGAGTCCATCATATGTGCTAAACCTCAGTCTCTGGCAGAACGCAAAGTAATGTCACTGACAGAAAGTGAACTAAACCCTGAGTCT CAACTCcttcaacaaaaacagagagaattCTGCTGTGCCTTTCAG TGGTTAAAGATGAACTTGTGGCTGCTCCTGACAGTCACTGTACTGGCTGAATGCTGCTACCAAAGAAGAGGCGCCTGCTCTTGCCCAGATCTGTGCTCCTGTTCACCTTCAGGTGCAGAGGTGGAGTGCAGCCAAAGCTCTCTTACATATTTCCCTGTAAACAATTTACCTCCCAATACCACTCGACTATCCATCCAATCCACCAACCTCAGCACTATTTCAGCCGGTCATTTGAGTGTTGTGCCTCTTTTAGAAAACCTTCAGCTTTATCACAACAAACTGGACAGTCTTCCTTCAGATCTATTGAAGGACATTCCTCACCTGAACACTTTGGATCTCACAGGTAATCAGCTGGTTCGTCTGCCTCCAAATGTCTTCAGCCACACTTCACTGCATAGCCTGGTGCTCAAAAATAATCTGGTTGAAAAAGCGGATGCCAAGTGGTTTTCCGACAACAGCAGCCTGACCTGGCTGGACTTGTCTGGGAATCGTTTAACACAGATACCAGCAGCTCTGCTTCAGAAGCTGCCCCATCTGGAGAATCTAGACTTGAGTCATAACAACTTGCAAGACTTACAAACAGATGCACTGAAGAACCTTCACCACCTAGAGACACTTAACCTTGCTGGTAACAAGTTAAGCTCCCTGAAACCAACAACCTTCACCCATAACCTGAAACTCTCCCAACTGTTTCTACAGGAGAACCAGCTCCAAGAGCTGCCAGTGACCCTCCTTCAAGGTCTCCAACGCCTTGAACTACTTCTTCTCAATCAGAATCAGTTGCAGCATCTCCCCTCAggcctgctggaggacaggaGTTCCACTTTTCGGGTTATCTTGACAGGGAACCCCTGGGTGTGTGATAGGAAGATGGAGTATCTGTGGAAGTGGCTCACTGTTCGTCCCCAGAATGTCATCTTTTTGGAGGAGGTAACATGTGCTAGCCCTGAAGCTCTCAAACATCGTCAAGTGGTCTCTTTAACTGACAGTGAACTTGgtcttaaaaaatga